The Helianthus annuus cultivar XRQ/B chromosome 11, HanXRQr2.0-SUNRISE, whole genome shotgun sequence region cAGAAATAAGTTTCTTCGTTAAACCTGGAATTACCCTGACGTTCTTTAAGTTCCATGTAATGCCCAGTGGAGTCTTCAGATTGACATCTCCCATACCCGTAACATTAAGAACATGGCCGTTAGCTAATCGTACCTTTCCGAAGTCTCCTTTTTTCAGATTCACCATCGTCTCCCCGCTGTGCATGGCGTGAAACGAAGAACCAGAATCCATAGCCCAAGAATCTATAGACTCTTCACAGCAAACTAGTACGTCACCGTCAGATTCATCTGACACAACGCTGTTTACATGCTGCTTACCATCCTCTTTCTTAGGATCAGGACACTCGTTTTTAAcatgccccttttcaccacagttccaGCACCTCACATTTTTCCCAGCTTTAGAAAAGCTTTTCCCACGACTCCCACTGCTTCTGTTTTTACCTCTTCCCCTGCTAACACTGAACATACCAGAAGTAGATTATCCACTAGTGTTCCTCCGGCGAACGTCTTCACCCAAAACACTATCCCGAACCCgatcaaacttcaaatttccagTTCCAGCAGTTTCAGTGACCGTTGTCACAAATCCTGACCAACTATCAGGTAAGGAAGATAACAAAACCACAGCCTGAGTGTCATCATCCAACTTCATGCCCACAGTTGCTAATCTGGACAAAATTGAATTGACCTCGTTAATGTGATCAGCAACTGAACTGCCTTCGTTCATTCTCATATTAAACAGTTCCCTCATCAAGAACACCCTATTACCGGCAGACGGCTTCTCATACATATTTGACAGAGCTTCTAACATATCACGAGCAGTTGTTTCCTTCATGATATTAAATGCAACGCTCCTCGTCAAAGCCAATGTAATTTCACCTCTTGCCTTTTTGTCCTTTGAGTTCCAAATTGCCTTGGCAGCTTTATCCATTCCAGCAGGTTTTTCTTCTAGTACCACATCCAAATCGCATTCACCAAGCAACGCCTCTATTTGCATTCTCCACCAAGCAAAATCAGTACCGTTGAACTTCTCGATTCGGAACTTCCCGTCTTCAGCCATAGCAAACGAGAAAAACCAGAAAAAACCACAAGGAACCAAGCAACCGAAACCCGAGCAACTTTCAATAAACCAGAAACCCGAAGTACCCGAACCAGCGACTTCTCTTGCAAACCCGAGCGTAAAATCAGCGAATAACCAGGATTCAAGAACCGAAACCCTAATCGCCAAACACCCCAAAACCACTAGATCTGCAACAGCAAACCCTACGGCGCAAACCCTAGACCTTACGAGCCGTAACCAGAGAATAGGTACGGGCCGTAAACAAGTCAGCGGCGACGGCAGCAACAGCAGATCAAGATCTCTCATCCAGCTCTCCCCTTCTCCTGCGATAACCGTGTGTTTAACtgaacctttggctctgataccacttgttaggggtatcggatcagagtaggctcgagcggaagcggaacaaacacacacactagcagaaaataaagaacacgagaatttacgtggttcggtcaaggtgacctacgtccacgggttgcaactagggttttacttttattagatgctcacaactgttttcagaatgacacagattacaattacatcataggtatttatagaacaagattagggtttcctacttggtcaacaagttaactaagtgggcctaataactagggccggctaaccctaattagggccggctaccctaaagcctacgaacccaacaatctcccactcggAGGCTTTGCATAGTCCACAAAGTGCATCCAAGAAACCCATCACCATTAACTTCAGTAATCTTTACGTTCAAGTCTTCCCAGCCTCCAGTTCCAAGAACAAGCTAAGACTTCAGTCACATCCAAGCCACCTAGTTGCAACCACACCTCTCATCAAGTAACTGAGAGACCAGTTGAAGCTCCCATAAGCTCCAACCCAGCCATGACTGAAATCGTCACTGACCCATCCTCTGTCTCAACCGGCTTGCACGATCCACCAGCTCCAGAGATACACCGAGAATCAATACCACTCTCCACATTTTGCAAACTATTTCCAGGAGAGCTTTTTTCTTCAGTCAGAATCTTCGTCTTCAAAACCCAACGGTTCTTTGTGATTGTACCCCGAACACGACCCGTGCTCCCACTATCACCAAATCCCTTGACTGGCTTAAACTTAGACCCCTGACCACATTCAACTGACATCCCCAAAGCACCAGGATTCAAGTTCGCAAATTGAACCCTCTTCCGCTTACTAGATTCAGTGAACCAGACTTTATGTTGTACAGGGACGGCTACTCCCTCAACAGGTATCTCAACTAGATACAACGATCCTCGTCTCCTCCCACAGGCAACAACAAGATTTCCATCAATCACCTTCCACTTCCCACCACCAAACTTAACATCTAGTCCctgtttatccagttgactaacAGAAATAAGTTTCTTCGTTAAACCTGGAATTACCCTGACGTTCTTTAAGTTCCATGTAATGCCCAGTAGAGTCTTCAGATTGACATCTCCCATACCCGTAACATTAAGAACATGGCCGTTAGCTAATCGTACCTTTCCGAAGTCTCCTTTTTTCAGATTCACCATCGTCTCCCCGCTGTGCATGGCGTGAAACGAAGAACCAGAATCCATAGCCCAAGAATCTATAGACTCTTCACAGCAAACTAGTACGTCACCGTCAGATTCATCTGACACAACGCTGTTTACATGCTGCTTACCATCCTCTTTCTTAGGATCAGGACACTCGTTTTTAAcatgccccttttcaccacagttccaGCACCTCACATTTTTCCCAGCTTTAGAAAAGCTTTTCCCACGACTCCCACTGCTTCTGTTTTTACCTCTTCCCCTGCTAACACTGAACATACCAGAAGTAGATTATCCACTAGTGTTCCTCCGGCGAACGTCTTCACCCAAAACACTATCCCGAACCCgatcaaacttcaaatttccagTTCCAGCAGTTTCAGTGACCGTTGTCACAAATCCTGACCAACTATCAGGTAAGGAAGATAACAAAACCACAGCCTGAGTGTCATCATCCAACTTCATGCCCACAGTTGCTAATCTGGACAAAATTGAATTGACCTCGTTAATGTGATCAGCAACTGAACTGCCTTCGTTCATTCTCATATTAAACAGTTCCCTCATCAAGAACACCCTATTACCGGCAGACGGCTTCTCATACATATTTGACAGAGCTTCTAACATATCACGAGCAGTTGTTTCCTTCATGATATTAAATGCAATGCTCCTCGTCAAAGCCAATGTAATTTCACCTCTTGCCTTTTTGTCCTTTGAGTTCCAAATTGCCTCGGCAGCTTTATCCATTCCAGCAGGTTTTTCTTCTAGTACCACATCCAAATCGCATTCACCAAGCAACGCCTCTATTTGCATTCTCCACCAAGCAAAATCAGTACCGTTGAACTTCTCGATTCGGAACTTCCCGTCTTCAGCCATAGCAAACGAGAAAAACCAGAAAAAACCACAAGGAACCAAGCAACCGAAACCCGAGCAACTTTCAATAAACCAGAAACCCGAAGTACCCGAACCAGCGACTTCTCTTGCAAACCCGAGCGTAAAATCAGCGAATAACCAGGATTCAAGAACCGAAACCCTAATCGCCAAACACCCCAAAACCACTAGATCTGCAACAGCAAACCCTATGGCGCAAACCCTAGACCTTACGAGCCGTAACCAGAGAATAGGTACGGGCCGTAAACAAGTCAGCGGCGACGGCAGCAACAGCAGATCAAGATCTCTCATCCAGCTCTCTCCTTCTCCTGCGATAACCGTGTGTTTAACtgaacctttggctctgataccacttgttaggggtatcggatcagagtaggctcgagcggaagcggaacaaacacacacactagcagaaaataaagaacacgagaatttacgtggtttggtcaaggtgacctacgtccacgggttgcaactagggttttgcttttattagatgctcacaactgttttcagaatgacacagattacaattacatcataggtatttatagaacaagattagggtttcctacttggtcaacaagttaactaagtgggcctaataactagggccggctaaccctaattagggccggctaccctaaagcctacgaacccaacaTAAACGAGCATGAGTtaaggttttttatttttttgttaagCATACATATGAAACAACTTAGTTTGATATAATATACACATAAAGTATTCCTAAAATTCTCCTAGTGTGTCACTAAAGATAAAATAGCGCCCGCTATCACTATGTAGCGTATAGGTATCTTGTCGTTATTGTTCGCTATTCGCTATCAATAATTATGGCCGACATCTACTATCAGGTGAATCAGAAGAGAAGATACGTGAGCTGTTTTCAAATGCACACAAAACTGCACCGTCTATAGTTTTCATTGATGAGATTGATACAATAGCTTCGAAAAGAGAAAACCTTCAAAGGGAGATGGATAAACGTATTGTGACACAACTAATGATTTGTATGGATGCCGCTTCAAAACATGAGGATGGGAAACCGGGATATGTTTTGGTGATCGGTGCTACCAATAGACCTGATGCTCTTGACCGGGCATTAAGAAGGCCGGGGCGTTTTGACCGTGAGATTACTTTAGGTGTTCCGGATGAAAATGCTAGAACAAAGATTCTTCGTGTGCTTACACGAAATGTAAAACTTGGAGGTGCTTTTGATCTCGTCAAAGTCTCAAAGTTAACTCCAGGTTTTGTTGGAACTGATTTGGTATCGTTGGTGGACAATGCTGGTCGCCTTTGTATGAGGCGAAATATTGAGGCAAAAGAGTTGGAACTTTCTGCACAAGATGAAGACTGGTGGAAGAAGCCATGGACCCTTGATAAGGCTAACCTTAACATCACGATGTCTGACTTTGAGGTATTAAGAGATAGTTACTCTTACCTATCAAATTTGTCTCATTGTTGTTGATTcctttaaattttaaatttatatacaGGAAGCAGCCAAGCTGGTTCAGCCCTCTTCTAAAAGAGAAGGATTCACGAGCATTCCCGATGTCAAATGGGAAGACATTGGAGGTCTTGATCGGTTGAGAATGAAGTTTAACGAGTACATAGTCAACCGTATAAAAGATCCTGTTGCGTATGAGGTAATTTAACTTTATACATTGGCATATTTATTTCAATGGCTCTAACTATCTGCACACCCTGTTTACctatctgcacacttagggtttacctacaatgcgtataggtctatacgcagtgtatagggttaaccctatacgctgcgtatagacctatactcaacgtatataaaccatggatttcagagccttatcagcaatcattgcatagaaaacaagggtttatatacgctgcgtagggacctatacgcagcgtatataaagctcaatttttgtattttttatgtattcttttgtttatttataaaaaaaagaaaattatttataaaaaaacaatattaatggtaaataatacaaatataaattataaaaattaaaaataatacaactattatgaattataaaaattaaaaaagaaaattatttataaaaaaacaatattattggtaaatattacaaatataaattataaaaattaaaaataatacacctactataaattataaaaattaaaaaagaaaattatttatagaaaacaatattattggtaaataatacaaatataaattataaaaattaaaaataatacaactattatgaattataaaaattaaaaaagaaaattatttataaaaaacaatattattggtaaataatataaatatattatacgatacgatgcaacacgatacgctactacactatacgatacgatgcaacacgatacacaactacccttgtatttcgcttcgtatagcctcaacacaagggtataaaggacattttcagacctttatatacgctgcgtataggtctctaCGTAGCGTATATAAACCTTGTGAAAAACTGATacttcaaacctaccaaaatgaccccaaattttcagatggtttatatacgctgcttagagacctatacgcagcgtatataaaccttgttttctgtgcaatgattggttattaggcactgagatccatggtttatatacgtagcgtataggtcaatacgcagcgtacaAGGTTAACCCtgtacgctgcgtattgacctatacgttGCGTATATAAACCCTAGTTTTggtagggtttggtgtgccaataggcacccCCATTTCAATAAAGGGAACTTTTGTTCATAGTTAATCTCCTGTTCTTTTAGAAAAGTGGACTCAAGAATTTGGAAACAGCGTTTTTGCTTCATGGACCTCCTGGATGTGGAAAAACATTGATTGCCAAAGCTGTTGCTAACGAAGCAGGAGCAAATTTTATACACATTAAGGTCTGTCACAGTGTCACAGATTATGCTCCTTTTAAAATTTTATTCACCTTATTTGTCTTATGAGTTATCCCCTAAAATTCGTAATATACATCTTTTTATTCCTATGAAGGGTCCTGAGATTATGAGCAAATACGTTGGAGAAAGTGAATTGGCAGTGCGGAATATATTTAGTCGTGCAAGGACATGTTCTCCATGCATAATATTCTTTGATGAGGTTCGTTTTAGTTCATCGTTTTGCTCTAGCATTGATTTTGACAAAtgtcgatatatatatatatatttttataataatatttcAGGTAGATGCTTTGACATCGCAGCGTGGAAAGGAAGGGGGGTGGGTTGTTGAACGAGTTGTAACCCAGGCAAGAAAATTTTACAATATCATACTACTACTAATCTTGCTCACCGTGCATCAATATTTCTAAATAACCAAAATTTATATATCCTTAATCCTATTGCTTTTAAAAAAATGAGTATTCGTTATCTTTTGCAGCTATTGGCAGAGCTAGATGGTGGTGATCCACGCAAGGGGGTTTACGTAATTGGTGCTACCAACAGGTTTTTGTTATAAAATTACGTTACTAAAGATCAATGTTCTATTTTTGTTGGGAACGGATGAATGTTGTATAGTTATTGATCTTGTTGGTGTTTTGGTCATTTCAGGCTAGATGTGATTGACCGAGCACTCTTACGGTCCGGAAGGTTTGGGGAGATTCTGTATGTCACCCTGCCAAACCAAGACGAGCGTGGGTTGATCTTAAAAACTCTTTCTAAGAACTGCTCATTAGATGCTGATGTTGACTTGATTGCAATTGCTCGGAGCAAGGcttgtgaaaatttaagtggagcTGATCTAAAAAGAATGGTTCGTTTATCTTTTTCTTTTtggtttgattgccatccctagcCCGTTTAGAATAAATCAAAACCGTAATATCGTGTTGGGTTCGTGTTGTGTTAGAACTTCATCCCTATTTTGGCTATAGCTTTTTCCTCTAACTAATATGGTTTACTTTTGTTTATCTTGACTTTTTGACCATATTTCAGATGGCTAAAGCTGCAATGGTTGCTCATAGAGAAAACTGCAGTAAAATTAAAGCTGTTCATTTTGAAAAAGTATTGAAAAAAATCAAGCCTTCTGTCACTGATAAGGTATAATTAACTAGCCCTTTGTTGATCATGTCTGCATATATCATATACATCATCACTATCTTTATAAATCGTCTTAGTTCAGAGCGTAATCCATCACATCCAAAAATGGGTCATGTTCACGGGTCCAACCCGACACTAACCTGAACATCACATAAATATATTGCCTGCAGTGCTGAGACGAGCATGACCGGTTTAACAAAAAATAGAAATGCATATAAAATTATTACGTGTAATTTATAAAATCTTATATTAGTTTCGCTTTACAACTTCTAAGTCTTGACATAAAATACATAACCTGTTTaatgggtcaagttattctacaaaggctactaattgtaagaagtgtaagaaggatttatagagtgacaagtgtccaataacctaaaactaaacccactacatcaccaccaaaaacctaaatacccacccccaccccaccccaccaccacccaaaaacctaaccccccccccccccccccccggaaaaaaaaacaaaaaaaacctatacctcaccaaaaaacccccaaaaaacccaacctcccccccccccaccccccaaaaacctaaaaaaaaatctaaaaaaaactaaacacccacccccaccccccaccctccACCCctcaccccctcggcaaaaaaaaaaaaaaaattatttatttatttttttttagggtgggtgattggggggggggtttagatttttggtggtggtggatgtttaaggttttttttttttttttttttttttttgtagtggggttttttgtgtagtgggttttttttaggttattggacacttgtcactctataaattcttcttacacttcttacaattaggatcctttgtgtTTGATCCTAATCCCCTGTTTAATATATGACAATTgacaaaatgtaaatttaaataaaaagtaAACAGTTCACTTACCTGTCAGGCTGACCTGAACACGATCATAACGTAACCTTACTAAACATAGACTTGTATATTCTGCAATGAAAGTTGTGCCTTgctcagtggcggacccagaaaatATTATCAAGGGGTGCGAACGAGGGGTTTAACcaaatttccaaggggtgcgaTCAGGATTTTGACCtataaaatacactaattttttaaggggtgcgcccgcccacccaggCTCTACCTAGGTCCACCCCTGGCCTTGCTGACGATTTGTCGTGTACATTGTGTCCTAGCTAGACCTTGGTATTAATATTCGTGCACCTTATTTTTGTTTCAGGAAAGAGAGCATTACGATCTAATGGCAAAGATCCTCGAGTCTTAAAATGCGGAGTATGGTTTTGCTGCCGGTTATTATTCTTTTATAGCAGCTACTAGCCAAGGGTTTTACACGCGTTACGATTTAATATTCATGACACCTAATATGTTGGTGacgattttgttttagaatttggATTATGCATGGATACAAGATTGATGCAAGAAATGGAATGGTTTGATGAAAAATGTTTTTTGCTTAGTACATTGAGTTCGGTTTCAAGGACTGGGTGTCTTTATAACTTAAAAGAGCATAGAGATGTCGAAAATTCAAGTTAGACTCTCAGCTAGTAAAATAAATGATTGGAAGAATTCAATATAGATCAAGCTCGTAAAATTCAACAGGCTTCAACTAGATTAACAGCCTAATACTTGCATGATTAGATATTTAGATGAACTCTGCCGATCAAAATCATGATGTTGATGAACATTCGGCTGTCTTGTATTGATGAAGAGTGAAGACCCTTGATGAACCTTGATGGCGTCGATGAATCAAAATAACGTAATGATGTTAAATTCTAGCATTCTGTGATTCATGGTGATGATGTTTACAAACTGAAGATCTTGATTCCGTTTAGGGGTTGTTTTAGCTTTTTCGGCATTACAAACATTAGATAAAACTTGCATAAATTCGTTCTATAAAACTATGTTCACTACAATTAAGGAACCAAGATAAAGAACTCCTCAGCCCTTAAAAAAACTCAA contains the following coding sequences:
- the LOC110887526 gene encoding cell division control protein 48 homolog C, producing the protein MGKACKKQSSLFVKLLRRRVHETYGSFSNPSINELADVLRTKYPEYARHKPQLLTRMVKQTLDSDNNNKRKLSRNNDEDDDDITSVSSCKKAKKIDIGEQTSEDGDEDMSAVATSYSPEFDLTKSMLRNKYKPKTVELELLTDSIDRKVDLRMEDKSVKRANNFPNADGVGKVRLKDLGGIDDVLRELLLEVIIPWYRPDVPLSIGVRPTTGILLHGPPGCGKTTLANAIANEAGVPFYNIAAPELVYGVSGESEEKIRELFSNAHKTAPSIVFIDEIDTIASKRENLQREMDKRIVTQLMICMDAASKHEDGKPGYVLVIGATNRPDALDRALRRPGRFDREITLGVPDENARTKILRVLTRNVKLGGAFDLVKVSKLTPGFVGTDLVSLVDNAGRLCMRRNIEAKELELSAQDEDWWKKPWTLDKANLNITMSDFEEAAKLVQPSSKREGFTSIPDVKWEDIGGLDRLRMKFNEYIVNRIKDPVAYEKSGLKNLETAFLLHGPPGCGKTLIAKAVANEAGANFIHIKGPEIMSKYVGESELAVRNIFSRARTCSPCIIFFDEVDALTSQRGKEGGWVVERVVTQLLAELDGGDPRKGVYVIGATNRLDVIDRALLRSGRFGEILYVTLPNQDERGLILKTLSKNCSLDADVDLIAIARSKACENLSGADLKRMMAKAAMVAHRENCSKIKAVHFEKVLKKIKPSVTDKEREHYDLMAKILES